From the Odocoileus virginianus isolate 20LAN1187 ecotype Illinois chromosome 20, Ovbor_1.2, whole genome shotgun sequence genome, the window tatttggagaaaacccTGATGCGAAAAGATAGATGTTCCCCAATGTCCAttgagcactatttacaatagccaagacatggaaacatccTCAGTGTTTATCGATGGAgaactgataaagaagatgtgatgtgtatatgtttatatatgtgtatatgaataaatgggcttcgctggtggctcagtggcagacTCCacttgcaatgccagagaccagggttcgatccctgggttgggacaatcccctggaggagggcatggcaacccactccagtgttcttgcctggagaatccccatggacagaggagcctggcgggctgcagtcaatggggctgcaaagagtcggacacgactgagcgactaagcacagcacacgtgtacaaatatatgtgtatatgcatataagaTGTGacgcatgtgtatatataattatattataatatattatatataatggaacattactcagccataaaaaaggatgaaataatgtcatttgcagcaacatggatggaccttgagattgTCATCCTGAGTGacgtcagacagaaaaagacgaATACCATATGATAATTGCttgtatgtggaattttaaaaaacgGTACAAATGAAACTGTTTataaaacagagtcacagatgtggaaaacacacttatggttaccaagggggaaagcaGGGCAGGAGGAATaagctgggagactgggattgacatgtcACACTAggtataaaaagtgaaagtgtcagtcgctcagcacggctgactctttgagaccccagagactgtagctcgtcaggcttctctgtccatggaattctccaggcaagaatactggaatagggagctattccctctccagggggctcttcccaatccaggggttgaaccaggtctcctgcgttgcaggcagattctttgccatctgaggcaCCAGCAAAGCCCATTATGCATCAAGCccactatgtataaagtagataactaatgagaactctactcaacactctgtggtgacctatatgggaacagaatataaaaaatCATGGATATCTGAGTCACCTTGGTGTGCAGCAGGAagtaacacaacatcgtaaatcaactatattccagtaaaaattaattatatatataaaaaaatctctGCATGTGTGAGTCAGACTCTGGAACCACTGGGCCCGATAGACTAGTGTCTATGCCCTGGATACTTTGACTTTGATCAAGGAGTAGTGGCTGGAAGGAACTTTGAGTTGTCTCTTCTGGGAGGGTGTGTTCTATgagtgggaagaaaaataaaatggcttattaaccaaaaataaaatgatagaaataagattaaaattgCCCCCAAACTAATTAAATTTCAAGAATTAGGTGgacaccttttaaaatataaggaacGTTTATAAAGAAGCAGCTTTCTGTTCAGTTGATTTTCTACATTGGATATTTATTCCTGTTTTAGTGATTACACTCTTGTCTGTATGATTTCATTGCTTCTACTTCCTCTAGATTTGTCTTGCTCTTctgtttaggatttttttttaactggagacAAATCATTGATTTTcgatcttcctttccttttctttattatatACGCATTTAAGTCTACAGATTTCCCCCTAGTTACTgcattgtgctgtgctgtgctaggtctctcagtcgtgtccgactctctgtgaccccgtggactgttagcctgccaggctcctctgtccatggggattctccaggtaagaatattggagtggatttccatgccctcatccaggggatcttcccaacccaggaatcgaatctgggtctcctgcattgcaggcagattctttaccagctgagctaccagggaagcccaagcattaGCCGCACCCCCAAACATGTTGGTATGTCATGACATAACCATCACTCAGTTCAAAATATTACCTAGCTTCTTTGATCCATGGGTTAATCACAAACTACAATTCATGCAAtgatatggatgaatctcacagaaGTAACATTGACTATGAGAAGCCAGAATTTAAGACATGAGGATGCTGTGATTCTAGTCATAAGAAACAGGTTCAGAACTACTTGACACTGCGACAGACACGATGAGGTGGCCTTTGGGTGTGGTTAGGAGAAGGCTTCTGAGGGCTGgtattctgtttcttgatctgggtcCTAGTTGCCTAAGTGGGTTCAGTTTGTTAAAAACTTATCAAGCTGTCCACCTTTGTGTATTGTAGATTTCAAGATAAAGGACTTTTTTAAACACGGCAAGTGATGGGGGAAGGCCCTTGACCATAAGAAACTCCCCCTGGCTGCAGTCCCCAAATTCCAACCAGAGGGGACCGCTGTGATCCTGAACCCCGGGAAGTGAATCCTCAGTGGAGGAAGGCACTCACCTCCCACGCCTGTCTTCTGTTGGGCCAGGTAGGACTCGAAGCCCAGGCGGAAGCGGTTCTCGCCGCCCAGGCGGCCGTGTGTGCCGTCGTCCACCAGGAAGAAGGCTGAGTAGTTGTAGTCGAGAGGGAACTGGACCCCATCCTCCGGGTCTCCGCGCCACCGGTACCTTGCGGGGAACGAGCCCTGGGGGAACAAGTGGCCAGACCAGGGGGTCTTTCCATCAGGGCCAAGGGGACAGACACTAGGCGCTCACCCCTCCCCTAGCCCTaagccccagccccctccccactcagACCCGGGACTCCAGGCCCCCAGCGCCCCCCTCTTCCAAGACCCCAGATCCCACCTTGGGGTTGGTGAGAGTGCATCTGTTCCGCACCACGCCCCAGGGGGCCACGCCCATGGCCACCACCTTGCTGCCCCCAGTGCTGGCCGTCTGGTGGTCCCGCACGGCCGCGCCGACGTGCCGCCCGATGCCTTTGTGCAACCCCCCAGTGACAATCCAGGCCCCTACACAGGGACACAGAGTAGTGGTGAGGTCCAGAGACAACGCAGGCTGctgcagagacacagagagagaccgGAGAGCGAGACAAAAGCCACACAGAGACGGCAGGGGAGAAGACAGGGATTCCAGGGAAGTGGGGGGAGATGGGGGGCCAGGAGGCACAGCCCCCCCACCTCAGTCACCTGTGCTCTGGGCAGCCCGCACCAGCCCGCGTCGCAGCAGGTCCTGCAGCCAGGTCTGGAGGGTGGGGCCCCCCGACCCCCCCAGAACTGACACCACCAGGTTCGGGGCCCGGAAGCCCCACACTTTAGTGACCAGGGTGTAAACTGTAGCTGGGTCCGTGCGGTCCGAGAGCCGGAGGAACTGTAGACACACGAGAGGAAgggacacggggagaggggacagagatgcagagagaggACACAGAGATGGggggacagagacccagagagaggaggacagagaCCCTGAGAGGGGGACAGAGACCCTGAAAGggggacagagacccagagagggggGACAGAGACCCCAAGAGGggggacagagacccagagagggggGACAGAGACCCCATGAGGggggacagagacccagagattgggacagagacccagagagggggGACAGAGACCCCACGAGGTGGGGCAGAGACCCAGAGATTgggacagagacccagagagaggagGACAGACTTACAAAAGACagagggggtggaggggacagAGACCCGGAAGAGGTGAAGACAAGGATAGGCAAGTGGGGAGACGCAGTGTTCAGCTGGGACGCTGAGGCATGCAGTCCCACCAGCTTTGCCCAGACATGCTGGCCTCACATTGCTGATCTTGCGGCCGGCGCCCAGGAAGTCCAGGTCCCCGAAGGCATCTGTGGGCTTCTCCGTGGTGTGCAAGTCACTGTCCCATACGGTCACCACGGCTGCCCCGAATGCATCCTCCACAGCCACGGAGGGGTGGGCGCCCCGGGGATGCCCACACTGGCACAAAGTCcccctgggtggggggaggaggaaggaagaggatgaACCCCAGGAGTGTCCGACCAACCCCAAGCATCCTGCAGAAATGTCCCTACTTTTGTGTGTCCCCCCCAGAGGTGCTCACAGTCCATGCTGACCCTGGCACTGCCCCTCCTTGATTCTGACCAGTCTGAGGGAGAGATTGGGGCAGAACAGCCACAGTCACCTCGCCCATCAGCAGGAAGCCACAGTGGCTAAGCAAGCctggacagggaggtctgtgtACAGGGCCCCATCCTCACTGTTGCCTTCAGGGCCTGAAGTGAGAAAGTGCAGGGGGACCGGTCATCGGGGTGGCCTTGCTGCTCCCAGTCCAGATAGATGATATTCACATGAAAAGGGAAATCAAGAGAGTGATTCAGAGAGCATGCGCGTTCTAGAGGCCAaggcagctgtgtgactttgagcaagtagcttcacctctctgagcctcaatttccccctcaaatgaaaagacaataatAGCACAGCCTACTTCAGAGAGCTGTGAGGAGCCAGTGGAATAACAACATTTCCTCCATTGGGGGCTGCATACCAGATCCAGTCTCCGTGAACTCCACACAGAGCTTTAAATAACCTTGAATAGCACAGTGAGAAAGTCATTTCTTTTTGAGCTCTCCTGATTACTGTCAAGAAGAGAGGCTCAGCTGAGTGCTAGAATACTTGTCATGCCTAACTCTGTATTACTTTTTTTATAACAGAGAAAAGTTGGCCTCGGGCTTAGGAAAAGGCTGGCAACAGCATCCATTTAGAAGGTAAATACTTCAGCTTAGTTTTTATTGTAATTGTCTTTTATggcttgtttctttctctttgtggCAAATGGAATGGATTTTTCCATTTATGGTGATCATATATGAGTCATTTTCCCcctaaataaatatacaattatcCATAGTGACTTAATGGGATTGGCACCCGAGTTTTAAAAGAGCAAACACCGAGGGTTGAGAGATGAGGGATTTGTTTTGGACCAAAACTCCTTTGGTCCTTGATGCCAGAAGGGATTCAGATATCAGGGGAGACTGGCATTTATGTAAACAGTGAGTGAGTgattgtcgctcagtcgtgtccggccctttgctaccccagggactgtagccaggcttctctgtctacggaattctccaggcaggaatactggagtataaACAGAGTAAGCTACAACTTAGACTAATTTTCTAAAAGGAATAGCACAAGTGGTCCATGGATTTAGCAAAAGTTGTAAAgacaataggggcttcccaggtggcgctagtggtaaagaacttgctagccaaggcaggagacaaaagttgagactagggttcaatctctgggtcgggaagatcccctgaaggagagagcatggcaacctgctctagtatacttgcctggagaatcccatggacagaggaacctagcgggctacagttcacagggctgcaaagagtcagacacgattgaagcaacttagcacacgcgcacacacgcaAAGACAATAAAAAGAATCAAGCAACCACACTGAATATACCAGCTCCTGGCAGAGTGAGAACTACAGGACATATCCCTCCTCCTTTCTGAGTCAACGTTCAAGGTCCTGGCATGCCTCAGTTTACCCACCTGATCCTTTCACCCATCTCAACCCCGTCCCTGGGCCCCCCATCACTCGTTCCTGTCCATCTACTTCCCTTGAGCCCTTCCTGGCAAAATTGCTTCAAGGAATGTTCCAGAACCTGAACTATCCAGTACAATAGCCTCTAATCAGTGCTCCTTGtagtcaaataaaattaaatacaattaaaaattcagttccacaGTTGCTCTGGTCACATTTCAGGTAATCAGGAGCCACACATGTATGGCCAGTGGGTGCCATATTGGATGTGactatagaacattttcatcattgcaGAAAACTCTGGTGGACCAGGACACCCCGTATGCCTGTCTCATCTCCTACCCACCCCTTTCTCTGCGTGGTCACTGAAACCGAAATTGTCCGCGATAAAATCAGCAGTTACCTGCACGTCCCCAAATACAATGGTTACTATTCAGGTCTCATCTGACTGATGAAACAGCACCAGTCATGGCTAAAAGGCTCTGATTCTAGAAAACCTTTTCCTTGGCAGAGCACACCCATTCCCCTGACTGCCCTGTCCAGCCTCATCTGCAGCTTTCCCTTCCTCTGTGCCTCCCCTGAGTCCAGGTGTTTCCCAGAGCCAGGGCCACGTGCCTTCCCAACATGGGCCTCAAGCTCAGCGTCCCCAAGGGCcaggcagagaagagaaagaagcatcAGGTGGAAGATTATAAGTGGGTGTGCTGAATACTGTCCTGACTTGAGGTAGCATGTCTGTCTTGAAGCTTTCAGAGACAAGTTTTTAAGAAACTCTCTTCCATGGCagtgggtgggaggtggaggggtggAGAGATGGGCCGCAGATTAACCATTTGCAACATCCTCCAATTTTACGCTttcttcccacccccatcctacTTCCACAGTGTCCATTACCAtctacagctgctgctgctaagtcgcttcagttgtgtccgactctgtgagaccccatagacggaagcccaccagactcccccgtccctgggatcctccaggcaagaacactggagtgggtcgccatttccttctccaaagcatgaaagtgaaaagtgaaagggaagtcgctcagtcgtgtccgactcttagagaccccatggactgcagcctaccaggctcctccgtccatgggattttccaggcaagagtactggagtggggtgccattgccttccccgacCATCTACATCTAGGACTTCTCAGATCTAGGATGGGAGTCACAGACCTGTCCTGAGTCCCTGACCCAGGTCTGCCATGCCTTTGGTTCCCCCAGGTCCCTTCCACTCGTGAAGCCCCACTCTGAGCTTGATGCCTTTTCCCAAACCTACTCTTGCTCCTGGGTTCCCATCTCCGGGGCTCCCAAGCCCCAGACCAGACATCTGGGCCCATCCTCCCCTTGCCCCTCACTCCACAAATCCATCAGCCCCCAAGCTCCTGCCCCGTGAATCTTTGCCCTGACCCCTCCTCTCTGCGTCCCACAGCCCCGGCCCGCCTCaggcctcttctcctcccacttaaCCCTTGCCCGACATGGGCCTCAAGCTCAGTGTTCCCGAGGGCCAggcagggaagagaaagaagcatCAGGTGGAAGATTATAAGTGGGTGTGCTGGACACTGTCCTGACTTGAGGGAGCATGTCTGTCTTGAAGCTTTCAGAGACAAGTTTTTAAGGAGCCCTCTTCCATGGCagtgggtgggaggtggaggggtgggcCACAGAATTACCCATTTGCAACAGCCTCTGATTTTACGctttcttcccacccccaccctactcCCACAGCGCCCTTAGCATCTACAGCTGGGACTTCTCAAATCTAAGATGGAAGTCGCAGAGCTGTCCTGAGTCCCTGACCCAGGTCTGCCATGCCTTTGGTTCCCCCAGGTCCCTTCCACTCATGAAGCCCCACTCTGAGCTTGGTATCTTTTCCCAGACCTACTCCTGCTCCTGGGTTCCCATCTCTGGGGCTCCCAAGCCCCAGACCAGATGTCTGGGCCCATCCTCTGCTTGCCCCTCATTCCACAAATCCATCGGCCCCCAAGCTCCTGCCCCGTGAATCTTTGCCCTGACCCCTCCTCTCTGCGTCCCACAGCCCCGGCCCGCCTCaggcctcttctcctcctacttgACCCTTGCCCAGCCTTTTCGCCAGCTTCCCAAACTCCCAGTCATCCTCACGTGGCCCCCAGGGAGTTCCACACCCAGAGCTgaccctgcccctcccagggctCCCTGGGACACCCAGACCCAGTCCCCAACCCCTCAGGGTGGCATTTGAGGCCCTGTGACTTCTGGTCCCACCCTCTTCCTTGGTCTCCTCTCTCCGATGGCCCTGGCATCCTGAACTCTGCCCTCTCTTCGACGCACAATGTCAACACGGGGAGATTTATACTTGCTGCTCCCACTCCTGGAATCCAGCCCACCTTCAGCTGTCAAACTCCAACTCTGTCACCTTCAAATGTCCCCTCACTGGGCCGTCTTCCTGTGTCCCCTCCCAGCCTTAACCAGATGCTCCCCCAGGGACCAGCGGTGTGTCCCGTGCAGCTCTCGCTTCCTTGCCTTAGAATCATCTTCCTCCCACCAGACCAGAGGTTTCTAAACTTCCTTGACCACCCTTCCCGTCAGTAAAAGTTTCTGAGCACTCACCCCCAAATAGTATTTATATTTACACATCATTCAAGCCATCCTGCACTGATATAGTCATAACAGAACACACACTAAATTAGGAACACTGACATTTCCCATACCCCAAGGGTGGTCTTAAGGACACCAGAAAGCCAGAGCCCCCTTGAGAGACCATCACTGAAGACCGGGAGCTCCTAAGAGCGGCCACTCTGCACCCTCGGTCACCCCGCCCAAGCACAGGGTCTACGCACGCTAGTTAGAAACTACGACCTTCCGGTGGGAGTCAGACATATTTGCCAGGGCTTATTAAGCACTGGGTGCTGTTTCAGAAATACTGCAAGCATTAACTTGTTTAACTCTCACAATAGCTTCAGGAAATAGAGCCTGCTTTTATGCCCAGAGGATAGATGAGTACAATgcccagaaaagtaaaatgatttgCCGGAAGCCACCTAGCGCCTCAGTTGAAATTTGTGTCTCAGTTGGAATGTGAACCCTGGCCAGGGCCTGTACTCTTGAACACAGTGCTCCCCCTTGGAAGTGCTGAGTGAGAGTTTCTTGGAGGAATGAAGgaagggatgaatgaatgagacagGGACAGCCAAGGAAGAAAGACGAGAGAAACTGACACCAGGAGGCAGACACCCAGAAGGGATACcgggaaggaaagaaacagaagcctGCCCTGGGGCTTTAACACTGCAAGTGTTTGCAGACTGACCCAAGGCCTCCCCAAGATACAGAGCCACCGGGGCACGCCCTTGGGAGTGTCCGCGGTGACAGGACCCGGGACTGAAAGGACTGAAGGGCGGGGTCTGCAGTGTGCGGGCCGGGGCGCTCCAGGGTCTGTCCCCTGGGCGAGCTCCTCACCCCGAATCTGTGGGGTCAGCGACGAAAGTCGTGCACGTCTTCTTCTTGAAGATCTTGGGAATCCAGCTCTGGGGGTCAGGAACAAGGGGTGAGGGGATCCAGCTCAGTCCCGCGGACACGGAGTGACCCGCCCGCGCCCTAGCGGGAGATCCGGGAGTCCAGGACCCCAGCGTCATCGTCTCCCGGACTCCGGAGACTCGACCCCACCCCCGGCCTCCCCCCTTCTATCCGTCCCCAGGGACCCAGGGGTCCCGGCCTCCAGCAACCCCCCTCCTTTGTCTGGCCCGAGAATCTAGGTCTCAAGCGCCCTCCTCCCTGCGAGCCAGGAGGCCTGGCCCAGGCTCCCAGTTCCTCAGACCCGGGTCCGGCGCTGTACCTGCTCCTTCTCCGCACCCACCATGCTGCTGCGGCCACAGCGACCTGACAGCAAGCAACCCCTCCACCAACCCGGAGCTCCAGAAGTGCCCGGGACCGACCGGATCCGCCGCCTCCCCGCCCAGCCCGGGGCGGGACCAGGTCTGTGGGGCGGGGAGCAAAGGAGATGCGTAGAGCGGGAGGCGGGGCCGAGGATGGAACAGAACTCGGGAAAAGGGGTCAGGGACCAGAGAGAGGGGGACGGGGACCCAGAGGAGGGGACGGGGACCAGAGAGAGGGGGACGGggacccagagagagggggacggggacccagagagagggggacGGGGACCCAAAGGAGGGGGCGGGGACCCGAGAGAGGGGGACGGGGACCCAGGGAGAGGGGGACGGGGCCCAGAGAGAGGGAGGATGGAGACCCAGAGAGGAAATGGCAGCGACGAGGCAGAGGGTCCACTGACAACACTGACAAAGTGTTGGGGGGACACAAAGACTTAGGTGGGGGCAGAGAATTGGATGGGTGGCGGGCTACATGACCCACAGAGACAGTGAGAAAGGCTTGGATAGGGTGGGGGCATGCAGACACACTCAAGAGtgagcagaaggggacagaaCCCTCAGGATGGGGGACAGGGATCCTGAGAGAGCAGGTGAAGAAACAACGGTGGAGAGAGGAAGACCCGTGAAGAAGGATGGGACCCCAAAGAGCTGGAGCAGCAGTGCTGGGATGAGCAGTGGGAGGTGTGGGTAGGCGGACGGGCAGGGCCACGTGTCCCCTGCCAGCTCTCTGACAGGGACAGCTGTGGCCGCCTGGGTAACctgagccccccgcccccctccccgtaCCACATTTATAGCCCTGGCCTggccccatcccctgcccccggatctgagtcccagggacgggaggTCACGGGTATGTGTGCTGCAGCAGGATTCCTCTCACCCCTCACCAGGGCCTCCATGCTGGCATCCACCATCTCAGCAGAGTAGCCCATTCTGGCAAGAAACTCCTGGGAATCTAACCCCCCAGTCCTTCCTTGGCAGGGGTCTCTCCCTTCACATACAtccctcctgctcccctcccccggGGTCCAGGCTCCCCCACACTGGCCGACTAAAAATCTAGCCATTGTCTTGGCAGCTACCAAACATGAACGCTTTGGCAGCGCAAAGTCAGAGACCCTTGACTCCTCTCTCCTGGCCAAAGAGAGACCCCttcatcccacccccttcccagctGAGAGGAGGAGGcgcaggaggggaggggcaggaggggactGACCCAGAATAACTCAGGGCCCAGAGTAAATTTAGccacagagaggggaggggagagacccTATTggctgggaagtgggagggaggaccaGCGAGGGGGGTCAGAGGACTCTGAAGACAGCCTCAGAGGGGTGTCCAGAGGCTGACTGTGAGGACCAGAGGGCAGAGACGGGGAGGGACACAGCAAAGGAACGACACAGGGAGTCAGAAAGGGAAGGAGCCCCAAAGGGACAAGGAGCCCAACATCCATCCTCGCAGCCACAGCCGCAGTGGGAGCCAGCCCTGGGAGCAGCTCTGCGGCCCGTCCCCATGGGCCCCTGCGGGCCATGGCTGCACACTTCTGTCCTCTGGGCCGCAGTGGCCAGCCTGCTCCTCCCCCCCGCCGTGACCCAGCAGCTGAGAGGGGCTGGGCCCGGCCCCAGCAACTGGGACGACCATGCAGGAGTTCCCGGGCCCTCAGAGGACGTGTCGGGCAAGCCTGACCACCCGACGCACAGCCACGGAGGCCATGGAGATGAGAACAGGGATGTTTCCGCAGAGAGCGGGCATCATCTCTGGGGCCACGGAGACCACGGAGAAGAGGACGAAGATGTCTTCAGAGAGTCCCAAGGCCATAGGTACCAAGGCCACGAGGTGGGAGACGAGAACGTCTCTGACGAGGAGGAATACCCCGAGCATGCTCAGCAGGCCCGCGGACACAGACACCACGGAAATGAAGACGCGGATGATTCAGCTGAGCGCGGGGACCACTTTCCCAGCCACGGGAGCCAGAGCCATCAAGACGACGAGGAGGAGGAAGTTGTGTCCAGTGAGCATCACCATCATCACATCGTCAGGCATGTCCACCGAGGCCAcagagaagaggaagatgaagacGAGGAAGAGGAGAATGTCCCCACTGAGTATGGACACCAGGTCCACAGACACCAGGACCATGGGAAGGAGGAGGATGAAGACGACTCAGAGGAACATGACCACGACCATGGCCCCAGCCACAGACACGGGGGCCACGAAGAAGATGATGATGACGGCGGCGATGTTGTCTCCGCCGAGCGCAGACATCAAGTCCACAGGCACCGAGATCatggggaggagcaggaggaggctcTCTCAGAGGAACATCCCCACCATCACAGCCCCAGCCACAGACACCAGGGCCACAAagaagaagatgatgatgatgaagacgaCGATGATATTGTCTCCACTGAGCACAGACATCAAGTCCACAGGCACCGAGATcacggggaggaggaggatgaagatGACTCAGAGGAACATCACCACCATGGCCCCAGCCACAGATATGGGGGCTacgaagaagaagaagatgatgatgaagaagaTGACAATGATATTGTCTCCACTGAGCACAGACATCAAGTTCACAGGCACCGAGATCATGGGAAGGAGGAGGATGAAGCTGTCTCAGAGGAACATCATCACCATCACGGTGGTGACAAGGAAGACGAGGATGAGGATGTGTCCACTGAACACTGGCACCAGGCTCCCAGACATACCCACCATGGCCTtggagatgaggaggaggaggaggaggagatcaCAGTCAAGTTCAGCCACCCTGTTGCAAGCCACCAACCCCAAGGCCACAAGAGTGCTAAGGGGGAGGACTTCCCAGAAGATTATAAAAAAGCAGTCCCTGGCCGTGACCACCATGGAGTCCCCAAGGAGGAAGATGAGGACATCTCTGCCAGGCTTGGCCACCAGGCTCCCAGCCATAGGCAGCAAGACCACAGAGATGAGGGGACCGGCCACAGAGGGTCCATTAACGAAGAGATTAGCCACCGGTCCCCAGAACACATGGGGGTGAAGGATAGAAGCCACTTAAGGGAGAGCGAGTCTGAGGAGgatgaggaagagaaggaagaggatcACAGCTCCCATGAAGAAGCTGACGAAGgttcagaggagggaggagaaggcaccccgcatggcagcctggatgaccAGGAGGATGAGGAAGACGAGGAGGAAGGGCATGGCCTCAGCCtgagccaggaggaggaggaagaggaggaggaggaagagagagaagagagagctgAGGTTTGGGTCCCGCTGAACCAAGACCGCcaggaggaagatgaggaggagGCGGGGCTAGGAGAAGATGAACTCCCCTTCACCATCATCCCCAACCCGCTGACCAGGAAGGAGGCGTCTGGAGGGGCCTCCAGTGAGGAGGAGAGTGGCGAGGACACGGGTAAGTGATCTgactggctgggggtggggaggggcggagTCAGCCTGCGTCATTGCTGCCGTCTTGTCCCCACAGGCCAGCAGGATGCCCAGGAGTATGGGAACTACCAGCCAGGGTCCCTGTGTGCCTACTGCTCCTTCTGCAATGTATGTCCGCAAGCCAGATGCACCCACCAAGCTGTTCCTAGAC encodes:
- the HRC gene encoding sarcoplasmic reticulum histidine-rich calcium-binding protein, whose product is MGPCGPWLHTSVLWAAVASLLLPPAVTQQLRGAGPGPSNWDDHAGVPGPSEDVSGKPDHPTHSHGGHGDENRDVSAESGHHLWGHGDHGEEDEDVFRESQGHRYQGHEVGDENVSDEEEYPEHAQQARGHRHHGNEDADDSAERGDHFPSHGSQSHQDDEEEEVVSSEHHHHHIVRHVHRGHREEEDEDEEEENVPTEYGHQVHRHQDHGKEEDEDDSEEHDHDHGPSHRHGGHEEDDDDGGDVVSAERRHQVHRHRDHGEEQEEALSEEHPHHHSPSHRHQGHKEEDDDDEDDDDIVSTEHRHQVHRHRDHGEEEDEDDSEEHHHHGPSHRYGGYEEEEDDDEEDDNDIVSTEHRHQVHRHRDHGKEEDEAVSEEHHHHHGGDKEDEDEDVSTEHWHQAPRHTHHGLGDEEEEEEEITVKFSHPVASHQPQGHKSAKGEDFPEDYKKAVPGRDHHGVPKEEDEDISARLGHQAPSHRQQDHRDEGTGHRGSINEEISHRSPEHMGVKDRSHLRESESEEDEEEKEEDHSSHEEADEGSEEGGEGTPHGSLDDQEDEEDEEEGHGLSLSQEEEEEEEEEEREERAEVWVPLNQDRQEEDEEEAGLGEDELPFTIIPNPLTRKEASGGASSEEESGEDTGQQDAQEYGNYQPGSLCAYCSFCNRCTECENCHCDEENMGEHCDQCQHCQFCYLCPLVCETLCSPGSYVDYFSSSLYQALADMLETPEP